Proteins from one Nitrospira sp. genomic window:
- a CDS encoding aldo/keto reductase codes for MEIFSGRELTVQYRRLGNTDLTPSLLGFGCSMIASLATRHSRGEVEATLRAARDAGVTFFDTADVYGQGDSERLLGRLYRERGKGMILCTKAGLTVGPIEGLVRMVKPVLNGLMRRWSSARSAATQRRRHQERQCFAPDYLRRRIEGSIRRLGVDRLDLFLLHNPPVDLPERDDVFELLLRLKASGTLRHIGVSCGSLEDADVWVTQAHVACVQVPLDRSRMALARPFLERAGALGVGVIAREILSRDALALGSISDAFRPLLERQEIGVMLAGMGCRTHLRENLGAIDESLRCVHVA; via the coding sequence ATGGAGATCTTCTCAGGACGGGAGCTGACTGTGCAGTATCGCAGGCTCGGTAATACAGATCTGACCCCCTCCCTGCTGGGCTTCGGGTGTTCGATGATCGCCTCCCTGGCTACTCGCCATTCACGTGGAGAAGTCGAGGCAACGCTCCGTGCGGCGCGCGATGCCGGCGTGACATTCTTTGATACGGCGGATGTGTATGGACAGGGCGATAGCGAACGTCTGCTCGGACGGCTGTATCGTGAACGGGGCAAAGGTATGATTCTTTGTACCAAGGCTGGCTTGACGGTTGGTCCGATTGAGGGCCTCGTACGCATGGTCAAGCCGGTACTGAATGGGTTGATGCGCCGTTGGTCATCCGCCCGAAGCGCGGCGACACAGAGGCGGCGTCACCAAGAACGTCAGTGTTTCGCCCCGGACTATCTGCGGCGCCGGATCGAAGGAAGTATTCGACGCCTCGGCGTGGATCGCCTCGATCTGTTTCTTCTGCACAATCCTCCGGTTGATCTTCCGGAGCGCGATGACGTGTTTGAACTGTTGCTACGCCTGAAGGCGAGCGGCACACTTCGTCACATCGGCGTCTCATGCGGTTCGTTGGAGGACGCTGATGTGTGGGTGACGCAGGCACATGTCGCCTGCGTGCAGGTTCCTCTTGATCGAAGCCGGATGGCATTAGCGCGGCCGTTTTTGGAACGTGCCGGTGCGCTCGGGGTCGGAGTCATTGCACGTGAAATCTTGTCTCGTGACGCGCTGGCCCTCGGGTCGATTTCAGACGCATTTAGACCGCTCCTGGAGAGGCAAGAGATCGGGGTGATGTTGGCCGGCATGGGATGTCGGACTCATTTACGCGAAAATCTCGGTGCGATCGATGAATCGTTGAGGTGTGTCCATGTTGCGTGA
- a CDS encoding GMC family oxidoreductase: MLRDAATVPDGHRLSADVCIVGAGAAGITLAMELRATGLTVILLEAGGKTRAGQSQALYQGALNDAVRHVPLDQARYRQLGGTTSLWGGRCLPFDSLDFDRREWVPHSGWPFPQKEFDDYYRRAHVYCECGEYDYQVASAIPGASPTMLPGFEDGEVSTSCIERWSPPTQFGKTYRADLASDDNVRVFLHAPVVELHASPDGTRIESVEVATFTGGRFHVCARTVVLAGGGLETTRLLLASRRVHGAGIGNHSDWLGRGYMSHIHGVIASVTFTAGQEVMFGYEADPQGVFCRRRIGFSEAAQRRHELLNLYMLLDRPLLGDPGHGNAVLSATFLLKRLLGGRQQEALGKGKYALYWRHVKNILMGSPQALSVLPKFGRKRLLQRRRIPSLLMRSRSNTYYLYFQSEQIPHRDNRVTLDEMRDELGMPRLRLHFHATDQDRESVQRAHQLLDQELRRQQCGYLTYLGNDVPQLLRDVKAVLGHHIGTTRMSADPSLGVVDEQCRVHGLTNLFVASASVFPTSSHANPTLTIVALAVRVADHLKKRHSGAMQD; this comes from the coding sequence ATGTTGCGTGATGCGGCTACAGTGCCAGACGGGCACAGGCTGTCCGCGGACGTCTGCATCGTCGGGGCAGGGGCGGCGGGTATTACGCTGGCCATGGAACTCAGGGCGACCGGATTGACGGTGATTCTGCTCGAGGCCGGTGGGAAGACCCGAGCCGGCCAAAGCCAGGCGTTGTATCAAGGCGCGCTCAACGATGCCGTCCGCCACGTACCTCTGGACCAGGCTCGCTATCGTCAACTCGGAGGCACCACTTCGCTATGGGGTGGGCGTTGTCTTCCATTTGATTCGCTCGATTTTGACCGACGCGAGTGGGTTCCGCACAGCGGCTGGCCGTTTCCGCAGAAGGAGTTCGACGACTACTATCGAAGAGCGCATGTCTATTGCGAGTGCGGGGAATACGACTATCAGGTGGCTTCGGCGATTCCCGGCGCTTCTCCCACGATGTTGCCGGGCTTCGAAGATGGAGAGGTCAGCACGTCGTGCATCGAACGATGGAGCCCGCCCACACAATTCGGCAAGACCTATCGCGCGGATCTAGCCAGTGACGACAATGTGCGAGTGTTCTTGCATGCGCCGGTCGTTGAATTACACGCATCGCCGGACGGCACGCGCATTGAATCCGTCGAAGTGGCGACGTTCACGGGAGGCCGGTTTCACGTATGCGCGCGTACCGTTGTGCTGGCAGGGGGAGGATTGGAAACTACGCGGCTGCTACTGGCTTCCCGGCGTGTGCATGGAGCAGGAATCGGCAACCACTCTGACTGGCTGGGCCGCGGGTACATGTCCCACATTCACGGCGTGATCGCCAGCGTGACGTTCACGGCCGGTCAAGAGGTGATGTTCGGATATGAGGCGGATCCTCAAGGGGTATTTTGCCGTCGACGGATCGGCTTTTCCGAAGCCGCTCAGCGGCGTCACGAACTGCTGAATCTCTACATGCTCCTAGATCGGCCGCTGCTCGGAGATCCAGGTCATGGCAATGCCGTGTTATCGGCCACGTTCCTGCTGAAACGGCTGCTGGGCGGTAGACAGCAAGAAGCACTGGGAAAAGGGAAGTACGCGTTATATTGGCGGCATGTCAAGAACATCCTGATGGGATCACCCCAAGCTCTGTCGGTGCTTCCCAAGTTCGGGCGAAAACGGCTGCTTCAAAGACGGCGCATCCCCTCCCTGCTCATGCGGTCGCGGTCGAATACGTATTATCTGTATTTTCAAAGCGAGCAGATTCCGCATCGTGACAACCGCGTGACGTTGGATGAGATGCGAGATGAGCTGGGCATGCCTCGACTTCGCCTGCACTTTCACGCCACCGACCAAGATCGGGAAAGTGTCCAGCGAGCGCACCAGCTTTTGGACCAAGAGCTTCGCCGGCAGCAGTGCGGCTATCTGACGTATCTCGGGAATGACGTGCCGCAGTTGCTGCGGGACGTGAAAGCCGTCTTGGGGCATCACATCGGAACCACACGGATGTCGGCCGATCCTTCCCTGGGAGTGGTCGATGAACAGTGCCGGGTGCATGGCCTTACCAATCTGTTTGTCGCCAGCGCGTCGGTGTTTCCGACCTCCAGCCATGCCAATCCGACGTTGACGATCGTCGCACTGGCGGTGCGCGTCGCAGATCATCTGAAGAAGAGACATTCGGGGGCCATGCAAGACTGA
- a CDS encoding SemiSWEET family sugar transporter produces the protein MDMVTLVGLIAGTLTTIAFIPQLQQTWRTRSAQDVSLGMLLTFVTGVFLWLIYGLLLGALPIILANLVTLVLTLAILILKLRYRS, from the coding sequence ATGGATATGGTCACGCTGGTTGGTCTGATCGCAGGCACCCTCACCACGATTGCGTTTATCCCTCAGCTCCAGCAGACCTGGCGCACCCGCTCCGCGCAAGATGTGTCGTTGGGAATGTTACTCACCTTTGTGACCGGAGTCTTTCTCTGGTTGATCTATGGACTGCTCCTCGGCGCCCTTCCCATCATCCTCGCGAACCTCGTCACGCTCGTCCTCACCCTCGCCATCCTCATCCTCAAACTGCGTTACCGTTCGTAG
- the gmd gene encoding GDP-mannose 4,6-dehydratase encodes MVKKALITGISGQDGSYLAELLLAKGYEVHGIIRRSSSFNTARIDAIYQDPHVAEPRLRLVYGDLNDASSLNKILRMIQPDEIYNLGAQSHVRVSFDVPEYTAEVTALGTVRLLEAIRESGIQPKFYQASSSEMFGMVQEIPQRESTPFYPRSPYGAAKVYAHWITVNYREAYNLFACSGILFNHESPRRGETFVTRKITRAAARIKLGVQQELFLGNLDAKRDWGFAGDYVTAMWMMLQAEKPDDYVIATGETHTVREFLERTFSYLDLDWERYVKIDPRYYRPTEVDLLIGDASKAKRVLGWEPKVSFEELIRMMVEADLRAERSILDGTRGCDKPVFSLG; translated from the coding sequence ATCGTGAAAAAGGCATTGATTACCGGCATCAGCGGACAGGATGGCTCCTATCTCGCAGAATTGTTGTTGGCAAAAGGGTACGAAGTCCATGGCATCATCCGGCGGTCTAGCTCCTTCAATACCGCCAGGATCGACGCCATCTATCAAGATCCACACGTCGCGGAGCCGAGGTTGCGGCTCGTGTATGGGGATCTGAACGACGCGAGTTCGCTGAATAAGATTCTTCGCATGATCCAGCCGGATGAAATTTACAATTTGGGGGCGCAAAGCCACGTGCGCGTCAGTTTCGACGTTCCCGAATATACGGCGGAAGTGACGGCGCTGGGAACGGTTCGCCTCTTGGAGGCAATTCGTGAATCGGGCATCCAACCGAAGTTTTATCAGGCCTCATCCAGCGAAATGTTCGGCATGGTGCAAGAGATTCCTCAACGGGAGAGCACGCCCTTTTATCCGCGCAGTCCGTATGGGGCGGCCAAAGTCTATGCGCATTGGATCACGGTCAACTATCGCGAAGCGTACAACCTGTTTGCCTGCAGCGGAATCCTGTTCAACCACGAGTCACCCAGGCGGGGAGAGACCTTTGTCACGAGGAAAATCACCCGAGCGGCCGCCCGCATCAAGCTGGGGGTTCAGCAGGAGTTGTTTCTCGGCAATCTGGATGCGAAACGAGATTGGGGTTTTGCCGGCGATTATGTCACGGCGATGTGGATGATGCTGCAAGCGGAAAAACCGGACGACTATGTGATCGCCACCGGTGAGACCCATACCGTGCGGGAGTTCTTGGAACGAACGTTCAGCTATCTTGATCTGGACTGGGAGCGGTATGTGAAGATCGATCCTCGATACTATCGGCCTACTGAAGTGGACCTGCTGATCGGCGATGCGTCGAAGGCCAAACGGGTGCTCGGCTGGGAGCCCAAGGTTTCATTTGAGGAACTGATTCGAATGATGGTCGAAGCCGATCTTCGCGCCGAGCGAAGCATTCTCGACGGTACGCGGGGATGCGATAAACCAGTCTTCTCTCTTGGATGA
- a CDS encoding cobalamin-binding protein, translating to MRAGRLISLPRGFTGVLGVVCYVVLACVVPSFAQSPEDGAVMKRRQQGILTGMPFMANITPRTFIDDAGRKLYVAKPPARVVSLAPSITEMLFALGLDEQIVGVTDFCNFPEAAKAKSKVGYANPNLESLIALRPELIVAPREFHRANVLAKLEELKIPVLLLDATSLESIFSHLHTLGRIFDRSTAAHAMTAAMRNRMAELTARTQHLARVRVLYVINSQPLITVGPGSYIHQMIGLAGGLNIASEAMAPYPRLTMETVLKEDPEVLLFPKGSVETVPRSEQEAWRQWTTVTAVRENRLRDVSADALNRPGPRVMEGLEALARAIHPEAFASKPASGQP from the coding sequence TTGCGCGCGGGTCGTCTGATTTCCCTTCCCCGAGGCTTTACCGGAGTTCTTGGAGTTGTCTGCTATGTGGTGCTGGCCTGCGTGGTTCCCTCGTTTGCGCAATCTCCGGAGGATGGAGCAGTGATGAAACGGCGCCAACAGGGCATCCTCACCGGGATGCCGTTCATGGCGAATATCACGCCGCGCACGTTTATCGACGATGCGGGGAGAAAACTCTATGTGGCCAAGCCGCCTGCGCGCGTCGTCTCGCTCGCACCGAGCATCACCGAGATGTTGTTTGCGCTCGGATTAGATGAACAGATTGTCGGAGTCACCGACTTTTGTAATTTTCCCGAGGCGGCCAAGGCCAAATCCAAGGTCGGCTACGCCAATCCCAATCTTGAATCGTTGATCGCGCTCCGACCTGAGTTGATCGTCGCCCCCCGAGAATTTCACCGGGCCAACGTTCTCGCCAAGCTGGAAGAACTTAAAATTCCGGTGTTGCTCCTGGATGCTACGTCGCTGGAAAGTATTTTTTCCCATCTGCATACGCTGGGCCGCATCTTCGACCGCTCCACAGCTGCGCATGCGATGACAGCAGCTATGCGAAACCGGATGGCGGAACTCACTGCCAGAACCCAGCACCTCGCGCGCGTCCGGGTCTTGTACGTCATCAACAGCCAGCCGCTCATCACGGTGGGGCCGGGAAGCTACATTCATCAAATGATCGGGTTGGCAGGCGGACTCAATATCGCCTCCGAAGCCATGGCGCCCTATCCGCGCCTCACCATGGAAACGGTACTGAAGGAAGATCCCGAAGTCCTGCTGTTTCCAAAAGGATCGGTCGAGACCGTGCCGAGAAGTGAGCAAGAGGCCTGGAGGCAATGGACGACCGTAACCGCCGTTCGAGAGAACCGGTTGCGTGACGTGTCAGCCGATGCCCTGAACCGCCCGGGTCCGCGCGTCATGGAAGGACTAGAAGCGCTCGCCAGGGCCATCCACCCGGAAGCCTTTGCCTCCAAACCAGCGTCCGGACAGCCATGA
- a CDS encoding ABC transporter ATP-binding protein encodes MAKGSFGMTLGGGPVSDLAANRAYAVRGVHFRYGSGRPQGEPWVLQDVTLDVTQGEILGIVGPNGSGKTSLLKLLAKLAAPQEGDIALFGRSLSDLSHEEVAHRVAVVPQDSPQMFPFTVAETVLMGRFPHRRRSGWSPGFGWEDRDDCQAAAQAMFTMDVAHLASRAVTDVSGGERQRIMIARALTQAPRVLLLDEPTAFLDLQHQLGICSTLRRLCDECGLTVVIVSHDLNLASQYCDRVAMLRAGQVCRIGSPAEVMSTDVLREVYGCEVLIDAHPQSGLPRITLPSSREPAVR; translated from the coding sequence ATGGCGAAAGGATCGTTTGGCATGACCTTAGGTGGCGGCCCAGTCTCAGATCTGGCGGCGAACCGTGCCTATGCAGTTCGCGGAGTGCACTTCCGGTATGGATCAGGGCGGCCACAGGGAGAGCCGTGGGTGCTTCAGGATGTGACGCTGGACGTCACACAAGGCGAGATCCTTGGCATCGTCGGTCCGAATGGTTCGGGCAAGACCTCGTTGCTCAAATTGCTGGCCAAATTGGCTGCGCCACAGGAAGGAGACATCGCGTTGTTCGGACGATCGTTGAGCGACCTCTCTCACGAGGAGGTGGCGCACCGCGTCGCCGTGGTCCCGCAGGACAGTCCGCAGATGTTTCCGTTCACAGTCGCCGAGACCGTTCTGATGGGACGATTTCCCCATCGACGGCGCTCGGGATGGAGCCCGGGCTTCGGGTGGGAGGATCGCGATGATTGTCAGGCGGCAGCGCAGGCCATGTTCACGATGGACGTGGCCCATCTCGCCTCACGAGCCGTGACCGATGTGTCCGGTGGAGAGCGCCAGCGTATCATGATTGCCCGGGCGTTGACGCAAGCTCCCCGGGTGTTGCTGCTCGATGAACCCACGGCGTTTCTCGATCTGCAGCACCAGTTGGGGATCTGTTCAACCTTGCGCCGTCTCTGTGACGAGTGCGGGTTAACGGTCGTCATCGTGTCGCACGATTTGAATCTCGCCAGTCAGTACTGTGATCGAGTGGCAATGCTGAGGGCTGGCCAGGTGTGCAGGATCGGCTCACCCGCCGAAGTCATGTCGACGGACGTGCTGCGGGAGGTGTATGGCTGCGAGGTGTTGATCGACGCGCATCCGCAGTCGGGGCTGCCGAGAATTACGCTACCGAGCTCGCGCGAGCCGGCTGTCCGCTGA
- a CDS encoding NAD-dependent epimerase/dehydratase family protein has product MYWNNKRVLVTGGAGQIGSHLVARLTAAGAQVTVADNLWRGKKTNLLGDNGVPVIDMECRFLELDLTDYRNCERATEGQDVIYHLADVVAGINYVFGNQFSLFNTNLLIDSNMLRASIANHAASYVYVGTACSYPAERQSKLNPPPFKEEEAYPASPESSYGWSKLMGEMGCELARKEQLLDIGILRFHNVYGPHCEMSPEKSQVIPSLIRKAIRYPDEEFVVWGSGKQRRAFVFVSDIVDALVSVATKGMNQGVIQIGPDYSTSIKEIAERVCAISGKQIDIRFDTSKPEGDVDRAADWTRARTILDWSPTTSIQEGLEQTYAWCERQILERVG; this is encoded by the coding sequence ATGTACTGGAACAACAAGCGCGTACTCGTCACAGGAGGGGCTGGGCAGATCGGATCTCATCTGGTGGCCCGGCTTACTGCCGCTGGGGCGCAGGTGACGGTCGCGGACAATCTCTGGCGGGGAAAAAAGACGAATTTACTCGGCGACAATGGTGTTCCGGTCATCGATATGGAATGTAGGTTCCTGGAGCTCGACCTCACGGACTATCGAAACTGTGAACGGGCCACGGAGGGGCAGGATGTCATCTATCATCTGGCCGACGTGGTGGCCGGCATCAACTATGTGTTCGGTAACCAGTTCTCGCTCTTCAACACGAACCTGCTCATCGATTCCAATATGTTGCGGGCATCCATCGCCAATCACGCGGCCTCCTACGTGTATGTCGGGACCGCGTGCAGTTATCCCGCAGAGCGTCAGAGCAAGTTGAATCCGCCGCCCTTCAAAGAAGAGGAGGCCTATCCCGCGTCACCCGAATCTTCCTATGGATGGAGCAAGCTCATGGGAGAAATGGGCTGTGAGTTGGCGAGGAAGGAGCAACTGCTCGACATTGGCATTCTGCGCTTCCACAACGTCTACGGTCCGCATTGTGAAATGTCGCCTGAAAAATCGCAGGTTATTCCCTCCCTTATTCGCAAGGCCATTCGTTACCCGGATGAAGAATTTGTGGTGTGGGGATCGGGAAAGCAGCGCCGAGCGTTCGTGTTCGTGAGCGATATTGTAGATGCCCTCGTTTCTGTAGCCACGAAGGGCATGAACCAAGGCGTGATTCAGATCGGCCCGGATTACAGTACGTCGATCAAGGAGATTGCGGAACGGGTCTGCGCCATTTCCGGGAAACAGATTGATATTCGCTTCGACACCAGCAAGCCGGAGGGTGATGTCGATCGAGCGGCCGATTGGACCAGGGCTCGCACCATCCTGGATTGGTCCCCTACGACGAGTATTCAAGAAGGACTGGAACAGACCTACGCCTGGTGCGAGCGGCAGATCCTTGAACGTGTGGGATGA
- a CDS encoding TonB-dependent receptor codes for MWSLVWRWSVCCVCVCLVNVAPVWAAESPAEPQSEAIPIVETEEVVVSATKTPVPVNQVTSAVEVITAQDMKKQNIRSVVDALRLAQGLAVFSSGGPGTEVSARIRGGSANQTLVLIDGAIVNSATLGSYDFANLTTDNIERVEILRGAQSMLWGSDAMGGVINIVTKRGQGPLTATGFMEYGSFASLREGGTVSGKQGIVDYSLSLSRWDTSSFSAVNYRRGATERDAYRNWQGSGRIGVELPHDGRLDFTMRWMNADTQLDNVSATFPADVYGSKLRSQQYVFSGSYEQPITGWWSQKLTLSRSQEASLFLPGTLQRNLIDGSFSTPFGSPNETRVLSNRLEWQHNVQITKLLLVSAGYQFREQQGENDTGLTNKVLSSHAGFAQAQFNLWDRVFATAGVRHDSYNVFGDATTYRLTGGYYQKETDTKLRVGYATGFRAPSMNELYFPNFGNPNLGPEKNQSMDAGIDQYFLSKQLKLSGGLFWNHYRNLIVTTFDPGFCAPFSTFGFCPQQVGTASTKGWEAGLTYTYASDRPFLRGVVVQAQYTNTMTRDLESHSRLPRWPTDQWSASVSYQPIDPLWITIIGRYVGSRFNTTGEQQNLQAFDVWSLAVTYDVTKQLQAYLRAENLFNEKYEEIASAGTPIRSIFGGVRVTFGGKS; via the coding sequence ATGTGGTCTCTTGTCTGGAGATGGTCTGTTTGTTGTGTGTGCGTGTGCCTTGTGAATGTCGCACCGGTTTGGGCGGCGGAAAGCCCTGCCGAGCCTCAATCTGAAGCGATTCCCATCGTCGAGACGGAAGAAGTCGTGGTGTCGGCCACGAAAACCCCGGTGCCGGTCAATCAGGTGACCAGCGCGGTTGAGGTCATCACCGCGCAGGACATGAAAAAGCAAAATATCCGGAGCGTCGTTGACGCGCTGCGTCTGGCTCAAGGGCTCGCGGTCTTTTCGAGCGGCGGCCCGGGGACTGAAGTCAGCGCGAGAATTCGCGGCGGCAGTGCCAACCAGACGCTCGTGCTGATCGATGGTGCCATCGTCAACAGCGCCACCCTGGGAAGTTACGACTTTGCCAACTTGACGACCGACAATATCGAACGCGTCGAGATTCTGCGCGGCGCGCAAAGCATGTTGTGGGGATCGGATGCGATGGGAGGCGTCATCAACATCGTTACGAAGCGCGGCCAGGGGCCACTGACCGCGACCGGATTCATGGAATACGGGTCCTTCGCCTCTCTTCGTGAAGGTGGAACGGTCTCGGGCAAACAGGGGATCGTCGATTACAGTCTGTCTCTCTCCCGCTGGGACACCTCCTCCTTTTCCGCGGTCAACTACCGACGCGGGGCTACGGAACGTGATGCTTATCGCAATTGGCAGGGATCGGGGCGCATTGGCGTCGAACTACCGCATGACGGACGGCTCGATTTCACCATGCGCTGGATGAATGCCGATACACAACTCGACAATGTGTCGGCGACGTTTCCTGCGGATGTGTATGGATCGAAGCTGCGCAGTCAGCAATATGTGTTCAGCGGCAGTTATGAGCAGCCGATCACCGGCTGGTGGTCGCAGAAACTGACCCTGTCCCGGTCACAGGAAGCCTCCCTATTTCTGCCGGGGACACTGCAGCGCAATCTCATCGACGGGTCTTTCAGCACGCCGTTCGGGTCGCCGAACGAAACGCGGGTGTTGTCGAATCGTCTGGAGTGGCAGCACAATGTTCAAATCACCAAGTTGTTGTTGGTGAGCGCGGGGTATCAATTTCGTGAGCAGCAGGGAGAGAATGACACGGGACTTACGAACAAGGTGCTTAGTTCCCATGCCGGTTTTGCGCAAGCGCAATTCAACCTGTGGGATCGTGTATTCGCGACGGCGGGCGTGCGGCACGACAGTTACAACGTGTTCGGCGATGCGACCACCTATCGGCTGACGGGGGGATATTATCAGAAGGAGACCGATACCAAACTTCGCGTCGGTTATGCCACCGGCTTCCGGGCGCCCAGTATGAACGAACTGTACTTTCCGAATTTCGGCAATCCCAATCTGGGCCCGGAAAAGAATCAAAGTATGGATGCGGGGATCGATCAGTACTTTCTCTCGAAGCAGTTGAAACTCTCGGGAGGCCTGTTCTGGAACCACTACCGCAATCTCATCGTGACGACGTTTGATCCGGGGTTCTGTGCGCCGTTCAGCACCTTCGGGTTCTGTCCGCAACAAGTCGGGACGGCATCGACCAAAGGATGGGAAGCGGGGCTGACCTACACGTATGCCAGCGATCGGCCATTCCTGCGGGGTGTGGTTGTGCAGGCTCAATATACGAATACGATGACGCGTGATTTAGAGTCCCACAGCAGATTGCCCCGTTGGCCGACCGATCAGTGGAGCGCCTCGGTCAGTTATCAGCCGATCGATCCCCTGTGGATTACCATCATCGGGCGATACGTTGGATCGCGCTTCAATACGACCGGCGAACAGCAGAATCTGCAGGCCTTCGACGTGTGGTCGCTGGCTGTGACCTATGATGTGACGAAGCAGCTCCAGGCCTATCTTCGCGCCGAGAACCTGTTCAATGAGAAGTATGAAGAAATCGCCAGCGCCGGCACGCCCATCCGATCGATTTTCGGCGGCGTCCGGGTCACGTTCGGCGGCAAATCG
- a CDS encoding 50S ribosomal protein L28: MAFACDLCGKKHQTGNNVSHANNRTKRVFNPNLQRVKALVNGSALRIRVCTRCLRSGLVKKAV, from the coding sequence GTGGCATTTGCCTGTGATCTCTGTGGAAAGAAGCACCAAACCGGTAACAACGTCAGCCACGCGAACAACCGAACGAAGCGCGTCTTCAATCCCAACTTGCAACGCGTGAAAGCGCTTGTCAACGGATCGGCCTTGCGCATTCGCGTGTGTACCCGCTGCCTGCGTTCCGGGTTGGTCAAAAAAGCGGTCTGA
- a CDS encoding iron ABC transporter permease, translating to MMPSASHPTSSAPAFTTPTLSTDPRPSDTPPLTDAQPFHGSILTPSRWWRVMTLLLLVAGLLTVVCLQLGTQYIGIGPIIGHLSSLLFGRSVDQMVDTTGVILFQVRLPRVLLGFLVGSCLASVGVALQALLRNPLADPYVLGVSSGAALGVAVAVLFGVGTTVLALSLLPVCGFLGGLVALAVIYRMAASYDRLPIHSVLLAGVILNAIFSALIMFITSIMEPNRSFGMMAWLMGSLTAPAYPVLMALAGYLLLGLVLLFKQVRVLNILALGEEPARSLGIDTERTKRFIFLLSALMTGAVVSFSGMIGFIGMIVPHAVRLVVGADHRLLLPASALVGGMFLMVADTMARTLFVPSEVPVGVITALAGGPFFVYLLVWRKDRLA from the coding sequence ATGATGCCATCAGCCAGCCACCCCACATCGTCTGCGCCTGCCTTCACCACACCAACCCTCTCCACCGATCCACGGCCATCCGATACTCCGCCGCTCACCGACGCGCAGCCGTTTCATGGCTCGATCCTGACGCCGTCGCGCTGGTGGCGTGTGATGACTCTGCTGTTGCTCGTTGCAGGTCTGTTGACCGTCGTGTGTCTGCAGCTAGGGACCCAATACATCGGAATCGGGCCCATCATCGGTCACCTCTCTTCCCTGCTGTTTGGTCGATCGGTGGACCAGATGGTCGACACCACCGGCGTGATTCTCTTCCAGGTGAGGCTGCCGCGGGTTTTGCTTGGGTTTCTGGTGGGGAGTTGTCTGGCTTCAGTCGGCGTGGCGCTGCAGGCCTTGCTCCGGAATCCGCTTGCCGATCCGTATGTCCTGGGTGTCTCGAGCGGGGCGGCCTTGGGTGTCGCCGTCGCCGTCTTGTTCGGCGTCGGCACCACGGTGCTGGCACTGTCTCTGTTACCGGTGTGTGGGTTTCTCGGCGGGCTGGTGGCCCTCGCGGTGATCTATCGAATGGCGGCCTCCTATGATCGACTTCCGATCCATTCGGTGCTCCTGGCCGGGGTCATTCTCAATGCCATTTTCTCTGCGCTCATCATGTTCATCACCTCCATCATGGAGCCGAATCGGTCGTTCGGTATGATGGCCTGGTTGATGGGGTCGCTCACGGCGCCGGCCTACCCGGTGCTGATGGCATTAGCCGGGTATCTGTTGCTGGGACTGGTCCTGCTCTTCAAGCAGGTCCGGGTGCTCAATATTCTGGCCTTAGGAGAAGAGCCGGCACGCTCGTTGGGCATCGACACGGAACGGACCAAACGGTTCATCTTTCTGTTGTCGGCCCTCATGACCGGGGCGGTGGTATCGTTCAGCGGGATGATCGGCTTCATCGGGATGATTGTGCCCCACGCCGTCCGTCTCGTGGTTGGAGCCGACCACCGATTGTTGCTACCGGCCTCGGCGTTGGTCGGGGGGATGTTCCTGATGGTGGCAGATACCATGGCACGCACGCTGTTCGTCCCGTCGGAGGTGCCGGTCGGCGTCATTACGGCCCTAGCCGGGGGCCCGTTTTTCGTCTACTTACTGGTATGGCGAAAGGATCGTTTGGCATGA